TATTTGGAGCAGCAGAAAATTATGGACCTGGCCCAATCATAAAGACAAATAGACAATGACTTTTATAACTTATAAGTCTGGAACAAAGACATCATGTGGCCCACTTATCTTCctgtaaataaacaaaatattaaattttgattaattaaattttaagcaTGAAAATTAGTTGGATTGTTGCTAAGTAAAGATTATGGACCGACCTCTTTACATATAATGGAACAAAATAAGAATCTGAAGGAAAGAAAGATAGCGAATAAAgtgcattttattattttaggaTGCAAAGTTGCAAATGCCTATACTCCGTACTCAATGACTTTGCATTTGGCTTCGGCATgtaataattgaattatttagCTCTTGTTCACTCTAATTCCACTcggtttttttataaaaaaaacaattcaGAGAAGATGAATTTTGGATCAGTTTAATTCAGATAAGGTGAGAtaagttaaaaataaaaaaaaattaaatgcaaAGTACAttttaatctaaaataaattttaataagtcaaaataatgtGAATTAAACATTGCGGAGTAACACTTGTGTTTTGTTTATAACATAGATTAAGTGATTCGTAGTATAACTAAGTACGATGATGTCTTGACCTATGCGGGCATGTGTATAATAAGTCTCATGTTCGAATCTTTCTGACCCtgtttataatttatattgccctcgtggctcattcgcaacaaaaaaaacaaagtatTGGTTTGACGTAATTTACggtgtttgttaatttttttgagtaattaaagATGCGCTTGTGCAATCTTGTAATTAAAGGGGTTGAGAGTATGTTACATTTGCGAGCACAAAAGAAGTTCATATGATAATACTTTTGTTGATAGTAGGAATGATTCCTCTAATTTATGATGGGTTAGTTTCTCTCATCTTTCTCTAATGTCGAACACGAACAATTGACCTTTCGGTTAGTACTGTGTGGTTTTAACAGCGGAGAAACTCTATATCAAAAGTGGCTTTTGTCCAAAATAAACTCAAGTGACTTTTATTGGTACTCATTAATTTGGTATTGATATTGTTTGGTGTGGTACTCGGTATTAGTCTATCAATAAACTACTAAATAGTATCAATACAAGTCACccaatacaatatttttttaatatcaaCAAATAAAAATGTACTATTatctacatttttttttttttttttttgcaaggtaAGATGAATAGCCCTATCGGGTCGGAACCCCGCACGGGTCAACCCGCCCGGGTTAGCAGGCTAGACACTTTGAGAGTGGGGGGAGTGGTAAGGGGAACCCTCCCTCAAAGTGCCCCTAGTGGGGATTGAACCCCCAACCTTTTGGTCGGAAGGTGGAATCCTTTCCACTAGGCGGGCCAAGATACACTTGGTTTATCTACAttaaatagtactccctccgttccaaaatgtttgttacgtattccttttagggtgtttcacaatgtttgttacatgggagaatctttccttttataaacttattatactattattttttgtgccatcttttaattttaattggtctaattttttcaactcattaaatatcTTTGtaatttcccaagtatgttaagttaataatctttgtgcttttccattattggttcattttgataaataaaacaatcttattggttattgtaatgattagtggattgaggttttaagtgagtttatttttttaataaaaaaacaaaagaatctttattatacgttaataaacgtgcaaaagtccaaacgtaataaacattttggaacggagggagtactaatttTTTACGAGTATGTTTTTCATTAAAGTAGCCGCAAGTGATTCTTAGgtgtatactccgtattaatttaTGAATGGAATTTAGGATAATCATGTGAATAATCCTTAAACAACGGGTAACAATCTGTCTTCATCATGTGTACACCAATTCATAAACTAATTTTTATCACTCCTTCCAACGGTAAAATTAAGATTAAGTTCCAATTTCCAAAGAGATTAATTAAGGGTTCACTTCATCTCGGTATAGAATCATTGaacattttatttaacttgatatttttttttgttgtcagGTTTACTCACAGATTTTAATCACAAAGTTTGTCATCATGTATTATCAAAAAATGTCATAAGATTAATTAATGAAATACTATATTGCATACATAATTACTACACCCCTTCTTGTTCTAGCATGCAATGCTAGTGGAAAACATCAAATGATGCACCGGAAAGATAAAGTATTTCCAATCAGTTTGAATTTTAAGGTAGGTGCGAAGTATATTTACATAATCAGCCGTAATGTATGTAATTTAGCGAGAATTTTCATTGTACAACCGGTTTTACATTTCCAATCATGCTACACAAGTACGTGAATAAAGAAATAGCTATAATTGTACCATGCGGAGTAATTAATAGGTAATTAGTTAATTACGCAACCGGATGTATATTAAAATTATCAATATTAAACATTCCTAAAATGAGAAATTAATATTTGCGTACATAGAATGAATTACGTAGTACTTccgatgtcaaaaaaaaagaagaaaaaagaatgAAGTACTTTGTATTTAGTTTATTGATGGAGGGCGtatgtataattttttttgggtgcgaatgagccacaaggacaATATAAATTATATGGGGACGGGGGATTCGAACCTAAGACAtattgtacacaggccctcagtcttaaccactaggctaaGACATCATTGGTAGGGCGTATGTATAATTGTGTGTACACAAGTAATTTTTGTAATATCAATATAAAAGAATACACATTTAATTCGATGAAGTAAAAAGGACTAGAACCCCTACATATATGTTTCCAGATCCATTAGCAGACACAGACAATTGTACACTtaactttaataaaataataataataataattcatggAGGGGAGCATCGGATTCGGCTTAGGTTTTGGAAGATAATTGGCGTTACGTACACATAATACATACATTCTCCCTTTGGATTAATTTAGACATAATCCAAGATTGATACTCTAAACAACTCTAACTTCCAAGTTTAATTTTAACTATACCAAGTACGAAGGAGTATAATTTAATCTTACGGACTACTTGATATGTACTgattagacctgtcaaaaatcgacccgacccgaaaaccgacccgaacccgacccgaaaatactgggtcctgaacaagattttgtgacccgtaacccgattttatccgaaccggagcaacccgaaaagtaatgggtcaaaacccgaccgaacccgttttggacccgaccgattgaaaatcgttgtatttatagtaataaatgcgattatgagaaaatttaagcataataaacacgctgtttttactattattgtgtgtaatatgattttaatttgaattatacgtcattttatggttgaatttgactaaatataaacttgtgtaggaaaatttgttaatttgtgcccattttttgtatatttatcacctaaattaatgaaaatataatgcgcgttttaaaatctctcaacccgttgggtcaacccgaacccgaaagctctgggtcttgaacaagcatttgtaaacccgaacccgaaagtgaccgacccgatctaacccgaacccgaaaataattttttacaacccgacccgaccgacccgtttgacaggtctaataCTGATCGATGTAATTAATTAAGCTCATGAATTCCAGTTAACCTTGTTCATTAAGGGAGGTGTCATTTTTAGGACAAAACATTGCACGTGTGTACCCATATATGTATGCCCTTAATTTTCCCATGAAATTCCAAAAAAACAACTTGAATTTATTatctttttttctttaaataaactaaaattcGTGGATATTATAAATTCATTCACCAAAATTTCTACTATACAGTGATAATTTCAGACATGAAATTTGATATTGTTGTTGCCATGTCAATGGAAACTGAAAAGGATAGGAGTAGTTGTGCACACAGTTGAAATTAACATGAAAGATTAACCCTTAATTAATATTGTAATCAAATGTACTCCACTTGTATgcggagtactccctccgtatttatttaagagatacacttggtcgggcacgggtattaagaaaaagaattaaatgaaataaagtaataaaacaagtggggttgagtagatattttaataagtaaaacaactggggaccatgtcattttaggggatgtggggtggggatggggtatagatagattatttaatttgatggTGGGGTTTATAAGTTacaaaaaatgacaagtgtatctcttaaataaatacggccggaaaagacaagtgtatcccttaaataaatacagagggattATGTCTTAGGCTATACGAAGTAGAGGATTTCTAAACCTATAATGACTTGAGTACCAACATATAATATGTCAGTACCAAAAACGCAAAATTGTTAAGAAGTACTAATACAAGTCATTTTGTGTTATTGGTactaatatattatttattgatactcaattacggagtatattcATATGGACACAAGCCACTTGAGGCCAAAACTTCCTCATACGAAATGTAATTGTCGATTTATTTGATGGGAGGAAATCACactaaacataaatttacaattgttagaatttaattcaacttatttgaatttattgaaACATATAAGAGCATATTTTGGTTGTAAATTGAGCTTCTCAACCTTATTCTTtcataactaattattttattgaacttttttaattttattttccctcGAAATGAGTACGTACATAAGAAACCATAAGCATCCTAGAAATCAAGttgctttaattaatttaaaaaaaagaaaggaatCTAGTTGCTATATAGGATTCCTTCATAAACCTACATTCTTcttcattaatttttttatacgaagtatataattcTATTTATAGAAATGAATAGTTCCTCTTTCACCACTTGCAAATATCACATGATATCTGCCACTCCCCCCTTATACCTCTCCCCCCACATTCTCAACCCTATTCCATCATCACACTACACCACAAAAGATTAGATTCAATCCCCAAAAGCAAATTAGTACAACTAATTTAATCTTAGTTAATTAAATAATGAATTAATCCCccgtttaattaattaatctccAAATAAAATCACCCAACTACAGCATCATTAGATGATCCCTACTACAAGAACTTTCTTACCACCTAACCCCCTTTTATTCTTCCTCTTCcctcccttttttctttctctctcatatcATTTACCCATTAATGGACTGAACCATACAAGCCATTAGCATACTTCCAAACCACCCACGTACAACAATGGCGGCCAAAATCAGCTTCATCAACaaactctttttctctctcctccttcttctCCTTCATGTTGGTTGCTTCTTTTTCTcctccaacaacaacaacaacaacaacaaaaacaataataatattaaggattttaattatttaccaaacaaaaaaagaaaatcctccaataataataataacatttccTCCCCTAAAAAGGCTTTTACCTCTTCTTGGTGTTTCCTTAAGCGAGTTTTCACCTCCTCTAAACGTACTACCAACCAAACACGCCCTTCAACTCCCACCAATACTACAACTACGACGTCGTTTTCTTCTCCGAGGTCATCTCAACACTCTATTAATGTTCCGATGATTCAAGACTCAGTGGAAGAGGTCGGTTCTCGCCCGCGTAAGCGTCGATCCGGGTCAAGGTCCGAGTTCGAATCTTCATTATGCGAAAACCCTTTCTTTCCCCTACGGAATGATATATTCCCTTGTCCTACTTGTGGTGAGGTCTTCCAGAAGCAGAACATTCTAGAACAGCATCAGTCTGTAAAGCATGCTGTTTCGGAGCTCCGAGATGGTGATTCCGGTAAGAATATCGTTTGGATCATATTTAATACTGGATGGACTGACAAAAACAAGCTTCCCAAAATTTACCGTATTTTGAAGATTCATAACTCCCAGAAGATCCTCGCGAAATTCGAGGATTTCCGCGAGGCGGTGAAGTCTAAGGCGGCGCGTGATGTTTCACGCGCTAATGGTGGCGCAGGGACGCCAACGCGGCGAGACGAGAGGTGCATTGTTGACGGTAATGAGTTGCTGAGGTTTCACTGCACAACGTTTCTTTGTAACCTGGGGCAACATGGTAATTCCGCTTTATGTAACCAGGTGTATTGTAGTGCATGTGGGATTATTCGGTCCGGGTTCTCGCCCAAATTAGATGGGATTTCCACTTTTGCCACTAGTTTGCGGGCTCACGAGGCGATCCCTGATGACGTGGAGGCCGAGTTTGCATTCATGAACGTGAAGCGAGCCATGCTTGTTTGTCGGGTCGTGGCAGGTCGGGTTGGATGCGATCCAATGGTAGCTAATAAAGAGGACCCGGGTTTCGACTCGTTAGTGGGACGGAACGCGGCGGGCTTGGGTAAGATGGATGATGACGAGCTTCTTGTTTTCAACCCGCGAGCCGTGCTCCCCTGCTTCGTGATCGTCTATTCGGTCTAACCCGGATAGCTGATTGGGTCAGGTCGGGTTTGAGTCTAAGGGTTCGAGTTAGTATTTTGGTATCATGTGGAGGACACGTGAGACCGAATGATGTTGGTCGTTAATGATAAATTAAAGCATGCATCCGTTTTTGATTATGTATGTAGTTGGAACTTGGGTGACAAtcataattaaacaaacttgTAAATATTTTTCTAGCACTACTTATCTAGTCCGTTGTCATCATGTGTGCTACTTAGGATTTGCAAACttttattttcctttctttttcaccCAGAAAACTTGCAGTTTTGATAAGGAGATAGATTATGTACTAGGTAGGTGTGAAAAGCCTTCAAGTGTTGTTTGATATAGTTTGAAAGATTAAAATTTGGCCATACTGGAAGTATGATCACTAGAGGCAGCCTCATTAATGTAATACAAAGTATTTGTGatattatatacggagtactacgtatAGAGTAGCAAATTAGTGACAAATGTTTGtgtaataaattaaattttaggTATCACAAAATATGAGCATGTGTTCTTTTCTCTATTGTGTTATGCGAAAAGTGTCATTTAATTACGTAGTAATTAATTGGCATCTATTTGGCTCTAGAGTTGTTCATCGATCCAAAcccggatcggatcggatcgaCCCGGCCAGATCGGACAGAATACcgaaattttgataatttaagATCCAAAGATCGGACCCGGATCGGAAAGAAAAATCGGTCCAAAACCCGGACAGGGCCGATTTGGACCGGTTGTAGACCGACCTATTTCTATTTACATTTTATTCTTTCTAAAAATTATgttaaaaaagaaaacatatataaaaaaaatcaattgttTAAGGCCTTTTTTGAAAGCTAAAATACAATATATCACATTGTAGTAATATTTACAACAATTAAAGGGgagaattaaatttttaaatagtttatTAAGGATTTTGGACGGGATCGAAAACCGAAAATTGATATTGATATTCCCGAAGACCGGACCGATTGTCTTCAATCCGTTCTGGGTCGGTCCGGTCCAGTCCATTTTTTCGGTCCGAACCAATATTTCCACACCCCTATATGGCTCTACAAGGGAGCACACAAGTCTTATACGAAGTACAAACTCTAATCATTTTGTCACCTTGGGTGAGAAATATATCAATGTACGTTGATGATTCAGTATTGGTAATAGTGAAATTCTTTACTTGAAGCTAGGAGTGAATTGAAGAATCTCCGGACGAAATCCAAcataaaaaagaaagtaaaattgATTAAAGGTGTACTAAATCGTTTCTTTTTCATCATATTTTTAGGATAAATCGAACATTAGCATTCTAAGAGTCACTTTATGTCCAACGTAAGAAGGCTTCAATCATACTAATACTCACTTGAGTCACTTGACTTCATAAGTTGAGTGTTCGAGCATAATACATGTACCACTTGCGCCGTATAGTGCACATATATACCCATTACGTACCAATGTTT
This sequence is a window from Spinacia oleracea cultivar Varoflay chromosome 1, BTI_SOV_V1, whole genome shotgun sequence. Protein-coding genes within it:
- the LOC110803029 gene encoding uncharacterized protein is translated as MAAKISFINKLFFSLLLLLLHVGCFFFSSNNNNNNNKNNNNIKDFNYLPNKKRKSSNNNNNISSPKKAFTSSWCFLKRVFTSSKRTTNQTRPSTPTNTTTTTSFSSPRSSQHSINVPMIQDSVEEVGSRPRKRRSGSRSEFESSLCENPFFPLRNDIFPCPTCGEVFQKQNILEQHQSVKHAVSELRDGDSGKNIVWIIFNTGWTDKNKLPKIYRILKIHNSQKILAKFEDFREAVKSKAARDVSRANGGAGTPTRRDERCIVDGNELLRFHCTTFLCNLGQHGNSALCNQVYCSACGIIRSGFSPKLDGISTFATSLRAHEAIPDDVEAEFAFMNVKRAMLVCRVVAGRVGCDPMVANKEDPGFDSLVGRNAAGLGKMDDDELLVFNPRAVLPCFVIVYSV